In the genome of Pediococcus claussenii ATCC BAA-344, one region contains:
- a CDS encoding DEAD/DEAH box helicase has product MDEFEKKQFYGRLVPILCGDVQRYNVQYLQPFKGNNPNVICERCGTWLNRRVAILPNQQFYCRNCINLGRISTLVKLGTLPEPNLFKIGVDYLTWDGKLTLDQRRCADDVVEAIKSNETLLLWAVTGAGKTEMLFEGIDLALKQGLRVCVASPRLDVCNELYPRFQEVFPASRICLLHGESEMTYEYAQFTICSTHQLLRFRNAFDVLIVDEVDAFPYAGNPQLIYATKNAKKDDGTLIYLTATPGKSLLKQSKVGAIRTSYLLKRYHGNPLPVPIWKIQYGWRKLVKRRKLSRYLRLFLNKQLPEKHQFLIFVPKITDLELVKDCIEKNINEIKIDTVCSNDPKRTRKVQKMRNGEVDGLITTTILERGVTFPEIDVMVLGADDPIFSMAALVQIAGRVGRSSRRPSGRVWFECNQLTRGILKAINTIKYMNKKGFTE; this is encoded by the coding sequence ATGGACGAATTTGAAAAAAAGCAATTTTATGGCAGGTTAGTACCAATTTTATGTGGAGATGTTCAGCGATACAATGTTCAATATTTGCAACCATTTAAGGGTAACAACCCAAACGTGATATGCGAAAGATGTGGTACATGGCTAAATCGACGAGTTGCAATACTACCTAATCAACAGTTCTACTGTCGTAATTGTATTAATTTAGGAAGAATATCAACTCTAGTGAAGTTAGGAACCTTACCTGAACCTAATTTATTTAAAATAGGGGTTGACTACCTGACCTGGGACGGAAAATTAACGTTGGATCAAAGAAGATGTGCCGATGACGTTGTTGAGGCGATCAAGAGCAATGAAACTTTACTATTATGGGCGGTTACGGGTGCTGGGAAGACTGAAATGTTGTTTGAAGGTATTGATTTGGCTCTCAAACAAGGATTGCGTGTATGCGTTGCTTCCCCAAGGTTAGATGTTTGTAATGAATTGTATCCTAGGTTTCAAGAAGTCTTTCCGGCAAGCAGAATTTGTCTATTACATGGTGAATCGGAAATGACATATGAATATGCGCAGTTTACAATTTGCAGCACCCACCAGTTATTGCGGTTTCGTAATGCGTTTGATGTATTGATTGTGGATGAGGTTGATGCGTTTCCATATGCTGGTAATCCACAATTGATTTACGCGACAAAAAATGCAAAAAAAGATGACGGAACGTTAATTTATTTAACGGCAACACCAGGAAAAAGTCTATTAAAGCAAAGTAAAGTTGGGGCTATTCGTACCAGTTATTTATTAAAAAGATATCATGGAAATCCTCTGCCAGTCCCAATATGGAAAATTCAGTACGGATGGAGGAAGTTGGTTAAGCGAAGAAAATTAAGTAGATACTTGCGGTTATTTTTAAATAAACAGTTACCAGAAAAACATCAATTCTTGATTTTTGTTCCTAAAATAACTGATTTAGAACTTGTTAAGGATTGTATTGAAAAAAATATTAATGAAATAAAGATCGATACTGTTTGTTCTAATGATCCCAAACGAACAAGAAAGGTTCAAAAAATGCGCAATGGGGAAGTTGATGGACTAATAACCACCACAATTTTGGAACGAGGTGTAACTTTTCCAGAAATTGATGTAATGGTTTTAGGAGCAGATGATCCGATTTTTTCAATGGCAGCCTTGGTTCAAATTGCTGGTAGGGTCGGAAGAAGTTCGCGGCGCCCAAGTGGCAGAGTTTGGTTTGAATGCAACCAGTTGACTAGAGGTATTCTTAAAGCAATCAATACGATTAAATATATGAATAAAAAAGGATTTACTGAATAG
- a CDS encoding YigZ family protein: MSKNSITVIKNVQIEQTIKKSRFICRLIPVETETAAKKLLEEITKKESKANHNCYAYILGNDSNIQRASDDGEPSGTAGVPMLEVLKKEELTNVLAIVTRYFGGIKLGAGGLIRAYGSSVSLAVSDASLARLVLQQIMLVTIDYKNIDTLNYFLQQQNLTTLNSQYSTQVTLSVPILKDNILNFKEQLTGLLNGNVSFKNGPEQIIPIQI; this comes from the coding sequence ATGAGCAAAAATTCAATTACAGTTATAAAAAATGTTCAAATTGAACAAACCATTAAGAAATCGCGATTTATTTGTCGCTTAATTCCAGTTGAAACAGAAACTGCAGCAAAAAAGCTTCTTGAAGAAATCACAAAGAAAGAATCAAAAGCAAATCACAATTGTTACGCATATATTTTAGGTAACGACTCTAACATACAACGTGCATCAGACGACGGCGAACCATCTGGCACAGCAGGTGTTCCAATGCTAGAAGTTTTAAAAAAGGAAGAGCTCACCAACGTGCTTGCAATCGTTACTAGATACTTTGGTGGTATCAAACTGGGTGCCGGTGGTCTAATCCGAGCTTATGGATCTAGCGTTTCTCTCGCCGTTTCTGATGCTAGTCTTGCTAGATTAGTGCTTCAACAAATCATGCTAGTTACGATTGATTATAAAAACATTGATACCCTAAATTATTTCTTGCAACAACAGAATCTAACCACACTTAATTCACAATATTCTACTCAGGTTACTCTTTCAGTTCCTATATTGAAGGATAATATTTTAAATTTTAAAGAACAATTAACTGGTCTACTAAACGGTAATGTTTCTTTTAAAAATGGTCCGGAACAAATTATTCCAATTCAAATTTAA
- a CDS encoding APC family permease, with translation MFSYLKRILIGKPLKTLEEGGQALTKFRALALLSSDALSSVAYGTEEILSVLVVLSAAATWYSLPIAAIVLALLFAIGVSYRQIINAYPSGGGAYAVASTNWGTSAGLVAGGSLLVDYMLTVAVSVTSGTEAITSAIPSLINYQVPIAILIVLGIMALNLRGLRESASFLTIPVYFFIIMITGMVAFGFFNIITGRAVYHAATAVGTAVPGMTFVLFMRALSSGSSSLTGVEAISNAVPNFRKPKRRNAAMTLTIMALILGVFFAGITVLAYYGGIVPSAKQTVLSQIGVSVFGHGILYYMLQLSTALILAVAANTGFSAFPMLAYNLAKDKFMPHAYMDRGDRLGYSNGIISLAAGAIVLILIFHGKTSLLIPLYAIGVFVPFTLSQSGMIVHWMRERGRGWLLKSSANFLGAFLSFVLVLCLLFLHFGNVWPYFIVMPVILRMFYKIRQHYNAVADQLRLVEKGKVKLHEYDGSTVIVLVSNVTQVTSGAINYARSIGDYVIAMHVSFDSDPEKEHKTAIEFKAEYPDVRFVDIHSSYRSITNPTIRFCDVIAKRAAERNYTTTVLVPQFVPRRPWQNILHNQTALRLRASLNSRENIIVSTYNYHLK, from the coding sequence ATGTTTTCGTATTTGAAACGAATTTTAATTGGTAAACCCCTGAAAACTTTAGAGGAGGGGGGACAAGCTTTAACTAAATTTAGGGCTTTAGCGCTTTTGTCGTCCGATGCACTTTCATCCGTTGCTTATGGTACTGAAGAGATACTATCAGTTTTGGTTGTATTGTCTGCTGCGGCAACATGGTATTCATTGCCAATTGCTGCTATTGTTTTGGCCCTGTTATTTGCAATTGGGGTTTCATACCGACAAATCATTAATGCTTACCCATCTGGTGGAGGAGCGTATGCTGTTGCCAGTACTAATTGGGGAACTTCGGCGGGTTTGGTTGCTGGGGGATCGTTACTGGTTGACTATATGTTAACAGTTGCTGTTAGTGTTACCTCAGGAACGGAAGCAATTACTTCGGCAATTCCATCATTAATTAACTATCAAGTTCCAATTGCCATTTTGATTGTACTTGGCATTATGGCACTTAATCTACGCGGCTTGCGCGAGTCGGCAAGCTTCTTAACTATTCCCGTGTACTTCTTTATCATTATGATCACAGGGATGGTTGCATTCGGCTTTTTTAATATTATTACAGGTCGAGCTGTATACCACGCTGCAACTGCTGTCGGAACAGCGGTACCTGGAATGACATTTGTCCTGTTTATGCGGGCGTTATCATCTGGTTCGTCTTCACTGACTGGTGTTGAGGCAATCAGTAATGCCGTACCTAACTTTAGGAAACCTAAACGACGTAATGCTGCAATGACACTTACGATCATGGCACTTATCCTTGGAGTCTTTTTTGCGGGTATTACCGTCTTAGCATATTATGGCGGGATTGTCCCGAGCGCTAAGCAAACTGTTTTATCACAAATTGGTGTATCGGTTTTTGGTCACGGAATTTTATACTACATGCTTCAGCTTTCAACGGCTTTGATTTTAGCGGTTGCTGCTAATACTGGATTTTCGGCTTTTCCAATGTTGGCCTATAATCTGGCAAAGGATAAATTTATGCCACACGCATATATGGATCGCGGAGACCGCTTGGGTTATTCTAATGGTATTATCTCGCTTGCTGCTGGTGCGATCGTGCTAATTCTAATTTTTCATGGTAAGACTAGCTTGTTGATCCCACTTTACGCAATCGGAGTTTTTGTACCATTTACTCTTTCCCAATCAGGTATGATTGTTCATTGGATGAGAGAACGTGGTAGAGGATGGCTGCTTAAATCGTCAGCAAATTTCCTTGGAGCCTTTTTATCTTTTGTTTTAGTATTATGTTTATTGTTCCTTCACTTTGGTAATGTATGGCCTTACTTTATCGTGATGCCTGTTATCCTTAGAATGTTTTATAAGATTCGTCAGCACTATAATGCTGTTGCGGATCAGCTTAGACTTGTTGAAAAGGGAAAAGTTAAATTACATGAATACGATGGCTCAACGGTCATAGTGCTTGTCAGCAACGTTACTCAAGTAACCTCCGGAGCAATTAATTATGCACGTTCCATTGGTGATTACGTTATTGCTATGCATGTTTCATTTGACTCTGATCCAGAAAAAGAACATAAAACGGCTATTGAGTTTAAAGCAGAATATCCTGATGTACGTTTTGTGGATATCCATTCATCATATCGATCAATCACAAATCCAACAATTCGTTTTTGTGACGTAATTGCAAAACGTGCGGCGGAACGAAACTATACAACAACGGTCTTAGTACCACAATTTGTACCAAGAAGGCCATGGCAGAATATCTTGCATAATCAAACTGCTTTAAGGTTAAGAGCTTCCTTAAACTCTCGGGAAAATATTATTGTTTCAACGTATAATTATCATTTGAAATAA
- the hpf gene encoding ribosome hibernation-promoting factor, HPF/YfiA family has translation MLEFNVRGENIEVTEAIRDYVEKRIGKINKYFDDGSTPKAHVNLKVYQDKTAKVEVTIPMSALVLRAEETSPDLYASVDLVTDKLERQIRKYKTKINRKSREKGFKGVEVPDEASTNDEEFDDEKVSEFDIVRTKQISLKPMDSEEAILQMDMLGHNFFIYEDAESGAVDIVYRRRDGRYGLIESGEE, from the coding sequence ATGCTTGAATTTAATGTACGTGGTGAAAACATTGAGGTTACTGAAGCTATTCGTGATTATGTGGAAAAAAGAATCGGGAAAATCAATAAGTATTTTGATGATGGTTCTACTCCCAAGGCTCACGTAAACCTAAAGGTATATCAAGATAAGACTGCAAAGGTAGAAGTAACAATTCCAATGTCAGCCCTTGTCTTGCGGGCAGAAGAAACTTCGCCAGATTTATACGCAAGTGTCGATTTAGTAACAGACAAATTAGAGCGGCAAATTAGAAAGTATAAGACAAAAATTAATCGCAAATCGCGTGAAAAAGGATTTAAGGGTGTGGAAGTTCCAGATGAAGCATCTACGAATGATGAAGAATTTGATGATGAAAAAGTAAGTGAATTTGATATTGTAAGAACTAAACAGATTTCACTGAAACCAATGGACAGTGAAGAGGCTATCCTTCAAATGGATATGTTAGGACATAACTTCTTTATTTATGAGGACGCTGAAAGTGGAGCTGTTGACATTGTTTACCGTCGACGAGATGGTCGTTACGGCTTGATCGAATCAGGAGAGGAATAA
- a CDS encoding ComF family protein, with product MDCFLCNKNTSQELDLEFILSWQGIQSELVCVDCKNLFARLEDGQICKGCGRSSQKIQCADCSRWDDDFRNIAMYEYNDAMKDYFNRYKFLGDYYLANVFNREFSSFISKNIKAGEKLVTIPVDDLTMKTRGFNQVDGIIGLDTLNVLNSIRQSGQLHQFQLSRQERLEQDNHFTIDDPKQILGQEVVILDDIYTTGKTVRDAARVLKNSGCKSVRSITLCR from the coding sequence ATGGACTGCTTTTTATGTAATAAAAATACCTCACAAGAGTTGGACTTAGAATTTATTTTAAGCTGGCAAGGAATTCAGTCTGAACTTGTTTGCGTAGATTGCAAAAATTTGTTTGCACGGTTGGAAGATGGACAGATTTGTAAGGGATGTGGGCGTAGTTCTCAGAAAATTCAGTGTGCTGATTGTTCTAGGTGGGATGATGACTTTAGAAACATAGCAATGTATGAGTATAATGACGCAATGAAGGACTACTTTAACAGATATAAGTTTTTGGGTGACTATTACTTAGCCAATGTTTTTAATCGTGAATTTAGTAGCTTTATTAGCAAAAATATCAAAGCGGGGGAGAAGTTAGTAACGATTCCTGTGGATGATTTAACAATGAAAACGCGAGGATTTAACCAAGTGGATGGAATAATTGGATTAGATACGTTAAACGTCTTGAACTCTATACGCCAAAGTGGTCAACTACATCAATTTCAATTATCCAGGCAGGAACGTTTAGAGCAAGATAACCATTTTACTATTGATGATCCTAAACAAATTTTAGGTCAAGAAGTGGTTATTTTAGATGATATTTATACTACTGGTAAAACAGTTAGGGATGCTGCACGAGTATTGAAGAATAGCGGTTGTAAAAGTGTGAGATCTATTACATTGTGTCGATAA
- a CDS encoding glycosyltransferase family 4 protein encodes MRFEIIVSLFATMIISAVLTPFVRRFAFLIGAVDEPSARRVNKVPMPTMGGLAIFIAYNFTMFVLMRNQIPTAPDKLFQFWGMFAGQCIIIITGMIDDVVELKPYQKMIGILLAAVEVYFLGGVRMTTITLPFLGILNLGWIGFPVTILWIAAITNAINLLDGLDGLATGVSIIALFTTGFTGLFFLPSTNILVVVMIFTLVAAEIGFLPYNFFPARIYLGDTGALFIGFMISVFSLSGLKNATFISVIIPLMILGVPITDTVYAMLRRRLNNQSISHADKRHLHHRLMQMGLTHRQTVLVIYGISLIFSFIALLYPLSTIWGSVFLTIGILIGIEIFVEAIGLVGENRTPVLNWIRRIVSSNTSQEASQDFEREHPQKAPTKNKQEEPLSRVVKNRRQKK; translated from the coding sequence ATGCGATTTGAAATTATTGTTAGCTTGTTTGCAACAATGATCATTTCTGCTGTTTTAACTCCGTTTGTGAGGCGTTTTGCTTTTTTAATTGGTGCAGTTGATGAACCATCAGCTCGACGAGTTAATAAAGTTCCTATGCCCACAATGGGGGGACTTGCAATTTTTATTGCCTACAATTTTACAATGTTTGTGTTGATGCGGAATCAGATTCCCACTGCGCCAGACAAGTTGTTTCAATTCTGGGGAATGTTTGCGGGACAGTGTATTATTATTATTACAGGAATGATCGATGATGTAGTTGAATTAAAGCCCTATCAAAAAATGATTGGTATTCTGCTGGCGGCGGTTGAGGTTTATTTCCTAGGTGGCGTACGGATGACCACAATTACCCTTCCATTCCTTGGAATTTTAAATCTTGGTTGGATTGGATTTCCAGTTACAATTTTGTGGATTGCAGCAATCACTAATGCAATTAATTTATTAGATGGATTAGATGGGCTAGCAACCGGAGTGTCAATTATTGCTTTATTTACAACAGGATTTACGGGTTTGTTTTTCCTGCCCTCTACTAATATTTTAGTAGTGGTGATGATATTTACTTTGGTGGCAGCAGAGATTGGTTTTCTGCCATACAATTTTTTCCCTGCGCGAATCTACCTGGGAGATACAGGCGCTTTATTCATTGGTTTTATGATTTCTGTTTTTTCATTATCAGGATTAAAAAATGCGACATTTATTTCTGTAATTATTCCGTTAATGATTCTCGGTGTTCCAATAACGGATACGGTTTATGCAATGTTAAGACGTCGCTTGAATAACCAGTCAATTTCACACGCCGATAAACGTCATTTGCACCATCGATTAATGCAAATGGGACTTACTCATCGGCAGACGGTTTTAGTTATTTACGGAATTTCTCTTATTTTTTCATTTATTGCACTACTTTATCCATTATCAACGATTTGGGGATCTGTTTTTTTAACGATCGGAATCTTAATTGGAATTGAAATTTTTGTTGAAGCAATTGGGTTGGTTGGGGAAAATCGAACTCCAGTTTTGAACTGGATTAGAAGGATTGTTAGTTCAAATACTTCTCAAGAGGCGAGCCAAGATTTTGAAAGAGAACATCCGCAAAAAGCGCCAACTAAAAACAAACAAGAGGAACCACTTAGTCGAGTTGTTAAAAATAGAAGGCAAAAAAAATAG